One Dermacentor silvarum isolate Dsil-2018 chromosome 10, BIME_Dsil_1.4, whole genome shotgun sequence genomic window carries:
- the LOC119431605 gene encoding transportin-2-like yields the protein MSCRYVGFPFVKKSGQSSSPWVPQEERLQQILQLLKDSLSADEATRITARQEIKKLSEIPNFSNYLVFIIAELKFENERLTKPTGSLLDEDVTADSGNVPRHVSDYTETNSFESVGDPLAVIVAALGFFITTDSTLELTRWPELLRRLGELLDSKDDRVCEGSFGALHKICRDYAEALDTGPLKDQLTVLVPKFLKFFRHNNPRIRFCAITFISLLFLNRAHAVMVHADSAVASLLQLVYEEDSKVQKTMCRALVVLLEHQIDCLIPHMSSIIEYAMAKMQDTDGSVALEACTTLAFLTKKPVCKEALAPCLSRLVPILIQGMKYSDSDLRQCNEDVRAIRPTLSQIKKATEGNTGGCSVADKIHVDDNIFYKWNMRNCSADVLDGIAMVFSAEVFPLLLPLLKEMLHKDWVIKESAIFVLGVIADGCMEGMSQYLEDLTTYLLLRLRDDKAPVRSAACWTLSRYFHWMLNQPNHRYFEPLVNQLLERVMDDSEMVQEVACNALITLTEEAKTKLVPYLNAILDTIYCSFRKYRRQRFYMLYNAIRTLADCVGPELKRREFILSFMKPLTDEWYEMADCELNLFYRLRCLGSVATAVKSEFLPYHVPVAKMCLRLVQLGRQGFFVKALRLRHSYTPEKPFVVAALEALSGLAEGLESDIELFVADTNIIELMFQCGKDSVPEVRQATFALLGNLTKACFNCLVSVTCRFLPILGENLNPEIIPVCNSVTWAIGVIAMKLRSGVKPHMSDVVTRLVTNMKLSKTSKTLLENTSIAIGCLGYACPEEMAPKLLQFIGPCCSALGKVQNCEAKDFAFRGICSMVCVNPDGVILDFIFFLEAILSWAIPEDDLKQSVSDLLHRFKKMFGSKKWQHFSEQLPPALRRRMLDNYGI from the coding sequence ATGAAGATGTGACTGCAGACTCTGGCAACGTTCCCCGGCATGTGAGCGACTACACCGAGACAAACAGCTTCGAAAGCGTGGGCGATCCCTTGGCGGTGATCGTTGCTGCTCTGGGCTTCTTCATCACGACTGACTCGACGCTCGAGCTCACACGCTGGCCTGAATTGCTTCGGCGGCTCGGCGAACTGCTAGACTCGAAGGACGACAGAGTCTGCGAGGGTTCTTTCGGGGCGCTGCACAAGATCTGCCGGGACTACGCTGAGGCGCTGGATACAGGGCCACTGAAAGATCAGCTCACTGTTCTTGTACCCAAGTTTCTGAAGTTCTTTCGGCACAACAACCCTCGGATCCGGTTCTGCGCCATAACTTTCATCAGCCTGCTATTCCTCAATCGCGCACATGCGGTGATGGTCCACGCTGACTCCGCTGTTGCGAGCTTACTGCAGTTGGTATATGAAGAAGACTCCAAAGTGCAGAAAACCATGTGCCGTGCTCTGGTAGTGCTGCTAGAACATCAAATCGACTGTCTCATCCCTCATATGAGCAGCATCATAGAGTACGCGATGGCCAAGATGCAAGATACCGACGGAAGCGTTGCTCTAGAGGCGTGCACGACATTGGCCTTTCTGACGAAGAAGCCAGTCTGCAAGGAAGCACTGGCTCCGTGCTTGTCACGCCTAGTCCCCATTCTAATTCAAGGTATGAAGTACTCAGACTCTGACTTAAGACAATGCAATGAAGACGTACGAGCCATCCGTCCTACGCTTAGCCAGATTAAAAAAGCAACAGAGGGCAACACTGGCGGATGTTCTGTGGCAGACAAAATACACGTCGATGACAACATCTTCTACAAGTGGAATATGAGGAATTGCTCAGCGGATGTGCTGGACGGGATAGCCATGGTGTTCAGCGCGGAAGTGTTTCCCCTGCTGCTGCCTTTGCTTAAGGAAATGCTGCACAAGGATTGGGTGATCAAGGAATCGGCCATTTTTGTCCTTGGGGTCATCGCTGATGGTTGCATGGAAGGCATGTCCCAGTATCTAGAAGATCTGACCACGTACTTGCTTCTCCGCCTTAGAGATGACAAAGCCCCTGTGCGGTCGGCCGCCTGCTGGACCCTGAGCCGCTACTTCCACTGGATGTTGAACCAGCCGAACCACCGCTACTTCGAGCCACTGGTGAACCAACTACTGGAGCGGGTCATGGACGACAGTGAAATGGTCCAAGAAGTTGCTTGCAATGCCCTTATCACTCTAACAGAGGAAGCCAAAACAAAGCTCGTGCCATACCTCAACGCCATTTTGGACACGATCTATTGTAGCTTCAGGAAGTACAGGCGTCAACGTTTTTATATGCTGTACAATGCAATAAGAACGCTTGCAGACTGTGTAGGACCAGAACTCAAAAGGCGAGAGTTCATCCTATCTTTCATGAAACCACTGACCGATGAGTGGTATGAGATGGCAGACTGTGAGCTGAATCTATTTTATCGGCTACGGTGTCTGGGTAGTGTGGCTACTGCAGTTAAATCTGAATTCTTGCCTTACCACGTGCCCGTCGCAAAAATGTGCCTCCGCCTCGTGCAACTGGGGAGGCAAGGCTTTTTTGTCAAAGCACTCCGCCTCAGGCACTCGTATACCCCGGAAAAACCCTTTGTAGTTGCGGCGCTGGAAGCGCTCAGTGGACTGGCGGAAGGTTTGGAAAGCGACATTGAGCTTTTTGTCGCGGATACCAACATCATTGAGCTCATGTTCCAGTGTGGGAAGGACTCGGTGCCAGAAGTGCGTCAGGCCACGTTTGCCCTTCTTGGAAACCTCACCAAAGCCTGCTTCAACTGTCTTGTGTCCGTTACGTGCAGATTCCTTCCTATACTTGGTGAGAACTTGAACCCAGAGATCATACCAGTGTGCAATAGTGTGACCTGGGCAATCGGCGTGATCGCCATGAAGTTGAGAAGTGGTGTCAAACCGCACATGTCTGATGTGGTTACTAGACTGGTGACTAACATGAAGCTCTCGAAGACGTCGAAAACCTTGCTTGAGAACACTTCTATTGCAATTGGATGTCTTGGTTACGCTTGCCCAGAGGAAATGGCGCCGAAGTTACTTCAGTTTATAGGTCCATGCTGCTCAGCACTGGGAAAAGTTCAGAACTGTGAAGCGAAGGACTTCGCGTTTCGTGGCATCTGCAGTATGGTTTGTGTGAACCCGGATGGAGTCATTCTTGACTTCATTTTCTTCCTCGAGGCCATCCTTTCCTGGGCCATTCCTGAGGACGACTTGAAGCAGTCAGTCAGTGACCTGCTCCACCGCTTCAAGAAGATGTTTGGGAGCAAGAAATGGCAGCACTTCTCCGAACAGCTTCCACCTGCACTCAGGAGGCGAATGCTGGACAACTACGGCATCTGA